In a genomic window of Helianthus annuus cultivar XRQ/B chromosome 10, HanXRQr2.0-SUNRISE, whole genome shotgun sequence:
- the LOC110886088 gene encoding protein SUPPRESSOR OF MAX2 1: protein MRTGLSTIQQTLTPEASTVLNQSIAEAGRRNHGQTTPLHVASTLLASPTGFLRQACIRSHPNSSHPLQCRALELCFSVALERLPTASSSPAVTEPPISNALMAALKRAQAHQRRGCPEQQQQPLLAVKVELEQLIISILDDPSVSRVMREASFSSPAVKATIEQSMMSSINGNALNPSSLGIGFRPSPSPAPAPVSLPGNRNLYMNPRLQQQQQGSFIQQQGSFIQQKNIEPTVSSPRNLYLNPRLQQQQYGNPTLNQSNHHNRTDDVKRVIEIMTKPKKRNPILVGELEPEAIRKDILTRIENGEFVSELNNVEVISIEQEFESVSDKSGIPMKIKELGERIGGFDTSKRVIIDLADLKWLVEQQTVTGGSSIGRESVAEMTKLVAKFAGKVCLLGTATCETFLRCQVYHPSMETDWDLHAVPITSRSPPANMFPRTGTNGVLGGSVQSLNPLNGFTTTVSLDYTRKANCCPVCSSGYEQELAKLKESEKQPDEVKNSLPQWLQNAKTNEQSPIKDKEIVSKQKIQELQKKWSDECSRIHPNYNQAPRLDRVVPMVMPLTGAYKPNMLLRQSQPGQQPRLQPPRSLQEALQPAQQPRLEPPRSPVGTDLVLGPKKDNDDLAVKDLLGCISSEPQKSKFADPTDTDSFKRLLKGLMKKAWWQPEAASTIATTVTQCKVDPSRGCVWLLFAGPDRVGKKKMASVLAEHINGTNPITFELGLRRDGEETDMGYRGRTVLDRIAEAVRTNPFSVIVLSDIDEADMLVRGRIKQAMERSRLTDSHGREVSLGKVVFVLTGNWSTANIDEHQADEQRLRSMASCDWQLKLTVSEKRLKRRANWLSGKDKSRRQRKESGLDLSLDLNLAIDYDEDRTDGSINSSNLTIDQEDENQQFAVMSVPHDLMGHIDGTVVFKPVNFGNIRREIEKTVTNAFETIVDEKITIEVEEGAVENILGGLWFGRTSLEEWAEQVLIPSLHQVNARLPTRGEDMMVRLESDRDNVQVGGGGNNWLPSIISVVVDA from the exons ATGAGGACAGGATTGAGTACGATCCAGCAAACCCTGACGCCGGAGGCGTCAACCGTGTTAAACCAGTCAATAGCGGAAGCCGGGCGGCGAAACCACGGCCAAACGACGCCACTCCATGTGGCGTCAACCCTCCTGGCCTCACCGACCGGCTTCCTACGCCAAGCGTGTATACGCTCCCACCCGAATTCATCCCACCCACTCCAGTGCCGGGCGCTGGAGCTCTGCTTCAGCGTGGCACTAGAGCGGCTCCCGACCGCCAGCTCATCGCCAGCAGTCACCGAGCCGCCTATTTCCAACGCCCTGATGGCCGCCCTTAAACGGGCGCAAGCACATCAACGGCGTGGTTGCCCAGAGCAACAACAGCAACCGCTTTTAGCGGTTAAAGTCGAGCTAGAACAGCTTATTATTTCCATACTCGATGACCCGAGTGTTAGTCGGGTCATGCGAGAGGCAAGCTTTTCTAGCCCCGCCGTTAAAGCGACTATCGAACAGTCTATGATGAGTAGTATCAATGGAAATGCCCTAAATCCGTCAAGCCTTGGCATCGGATTCCGGCCATCACCATCACCCGCACCCGCCCCGGTTTCTCTACCCGGAAACCGGAACTTGTATATGAACCCACggttacaacaacaacaacaagggaGTTTTATTCAACAACAAGGGAGTTTTATTCAACAAAAGAATATTGAACCTACTGTGTCATCTCCAAGAAATCTTTATCTGAATCCACGGTTACAACAACAGCAATATGGGAATCCAACTTTGAATCAATCAAATCACCACAACAGGACTGATGATGTAAAAAGGGTAATAGAGATCATGACAAAACCCAAAAAAAGGAATCCAATTCTAGTGGGGGAATTGGAACCTGAAGCCATCCGTAAAGACATCTTGACACGAATCGAAAACGGCGAATTCGTATCCGAGTTAAACAACGTTGAGGTGATTTCAATCGAGCAAGAGTTCGAATCCGTATCGGATAAATCGGGTATACCGATGAAGATCAAGGAGTTAGGTGAAAGAATTGGGGGTTTTGATACTAGTAAACGGGTGATAATTGACCTTGCGGATTTAAAATGGTTGGTTGAGCAGCAAACTGTAACGGGTGGTTCTTCGATTGGGCGCGAATCGGTGGCGGAGATGACGAAACTCGTGGCGAAATTCGCCGGAAAAGTTTGTTTGTTAGGAACCGCTACTTGTGAGACTTTTTTAAGGTGTCAAGTTTATCATCCGTCTATGGAAACAGATTGGGATTTACATGCTGTACCTATTACATCAAGATCACCGCCCGCAAACATGTTTCCGAG GACGGGGACGAATGGTGTTCTTGGTGGTTCGGTTCAGTCGTTAAACCCGTTAAATGGTTTCACGACCACAGTGAGTTTGGATTATACCCGTAAGGCGAATTGTTGTCCGGTTTGCTCGAGTGGTTATGAACAAGAATTAGCGAAATTGAAAGAGTCGGAGAAGCAGCCCGATGAGGTTAAGAACAGTTTACCTCAGTGGCTGCAAAACGCGAAAACGAACGAGCAGTCTCCG ATTAAGGATAAAGAAATTGTTTCGAAACAAAAGATTCAAGAACTCCAGAAGAAATGGAGCGACGAATGCTCGCGAATTCATCCGAATTATAATCAAGCTCCAAGATTGGATAGAGTTGTACCCATGGTTATGCCTTTGACCGGAGCGTATAAGCCGAACATGCTTCTAAGACAAAGTCAACCCGGTCAACAGCCACGGTTACAACCACCTAGAAGTCTTCAAGAGGCTCTGCAACCCGCCCAACAGCCACGGTTAGAGCCGCCACGAAGCCCTGTTGGCACCGATCTGGTTCTTGGACCAAAGAAAGATAACGACGATTTGGCCGTTAAGGACCTTTTAGGTTGCATCTCATCGGAACCGCAAAAGAGTAAATTCGCGGATCCAACGGACACCGACTCGTTCAAGAGACTACTAAAGGGTCTGATGAAAAAAGCTTGGTGGCAGCCCGAAGCGGCTTCCACCATTGCGACAACCGTAACACAATGTAAAGTAGACCCATCAAGGGGTTGCGTGTGGCTACTGTTTGCGGGTCCCGATCGGGTTGGAAAGAAGAAGATGGCGTCGGTTCTCGCTGAGCATATAAATGGGACCAACCCGATTACTTTCGAGCTTGGGTTGAGACGCGACGGTGAGGAAACCGATATGGGATATCGTGGAAGAACGGTTTTGGACCGTATCGCTGAGGCTGTCCGTACGAACCCGTTTTCCGTAATTGTACTTTCTGACATTGATGAAGCGGATATGTTGGTTCGCGGGAGAATAAAACAGGCCATGGAAAGAAGTCGGCTCACGGATTCTCACGGACGTGAAGTTAGTCTCGGGAAAGTCGTTTTTGTACTAACCGGGAATTGGTCAACCGCCAACATCGACGAGCATCAAGCCGATGAACAACGGTTGCGCTCCATGGCAAGTTGCGATTGGCAGTTGAAGCTAACCGTCAGCGAGAAACGGTTAAAACGGAGAGCGAATTGGTTATCAGGAAAAGATAAATCGCGGAGACAAAGGAAAGAATCCGGATTAGATTTGTCGCTCGATCTTAACCTAGCGATAGACTATGACGAAGATCGAACCGACGGCTCGATAAACTCGAGCAATCTAACGATTGACCAAGAAGACGAGAACCAACAATTTGCGGTCATGTCGGTACCTCATGACCTCATGGGGCATATCGATGGGACGGTCGTGTTCAAACCCGTCAATTTTGGAAACATTCGTCGCGAGATTGAGAAAACCGTCACGAACGCGTTCGAGACTATAGTTGACGAGAAAATTACGATTGAGGTGGAAGAGGGTGCGGTGGAGAATATATTGGGCGGGTTATGGTTCGGCCGAACCAGTTTAGAGGAGTGGGCTGAACAGGTACTGATTCCGAGCTTGCACCAGGTTAACGCACGGTTACCCACTCGAGGCGAAGACATGATGGTTCGGCTCGAGTCGGATCGTGATAATGTTCAAGTGGGTGGTGGTGGCAACAATTGGTTACCGAGTATAATTTCGGTTGTGGTTGATGCCTGA